In Saimiri boliviensis isolate mSaiBol1 chromosome 12, mSaiBol1.pri, whole genome shotgun sequence, one genomic interval encodes:
- the HBM gene encoding hemoglobin subunit mu, with translation MLSAQERAQITQVWDLIAGHEAQFGAELLLRLFTVYPSTKGYFPHLSACQDAAQLLSHGQRMLAAVGAAVQHMDNLRAVLSPLADLHALVLRVDPANFPLLIQCFQVVLASHLQDEFTVEMQAAWDKFLTGVAVVLTEKYR, from the exons ATGCTCAGCGCCCAGGAGCGCGCTCAAATCACGCAGGTCTGGGACCTGATCGCGGGCCACGAGGCGCAATTTGGGGCGGAGCTGCTCCTCAG GCTCTTCACAGTATACCCTAGCACCAAGGGCTACTTCCCGCACCTGAGTGCCTGCCAGGACGCGGCGCAGCTGCTGAGCCATGGGCAGCGCATGCTGGCAGCGGTGGGCGCGGCGGTGCAGCACATGGACAACCTGCGCGCCGTGCTGAGCCCGCTGGCGGACCTGCATGCGCTCGTGCTGCGCGTGGACCCAGCCAACTTTCCG CTGCTAATCCAGTGTTTCCAGGTCGTACTGGCCTCCCACCTGCAGGACGAGTTCACCGTAGAAATGCAGGCGGCGTGGGACAAGTTCCTGACTGGTGTGGCCGTGGTGTTGACCGAAAAGTACCGCTGA